One window of Cydia fagiglandana chromosome 19, ilCydFagi1.1, whole genome shotgun sequence genomic DNA carries:
- the LOC134674143 gene encoding activity-regulated cytoskeleton associated protein 1-like translates to MPPKSRRNRRVSTPTRDDLEPAREGSFTRDDVATLVDSLQRSQTNAFRELLESVITTSRHPSSSTTSTPFPVEGGNFSRCKARFAGNAEESIEGFIDAIEAYKDCANISDDNAIRGLSILLTHSAADWWQGIKPEITSWAKVIDSLRHTYGDNRAPPRIYRDLFAAPQGEENTHVFVAKCRALLAKLPRSELAEKVQLDMVYGLLNKRIRKRVKREECATFKILLQKARAVEESLNESTNDTKAAAASKNVSYASPSRPVAVSKPPRATASASAAPPSREPRAPPPRRIDDNSDNNTASASAAKSKSYSKKCGYCKRYGHVKEECRKLNKDSSAVDFSGTNQNDEDSKEPTPGALMDQNDSEDPVLDLFDIMRNTQKGISGQF, encoded by the exons ATGCCGCCTAAATCAAGGAGAAATCGACGTGTGTCGACGCCGACGCGAGATGACCTCGAGCCCGCTCGAGAAGGTTCTTTCACGAGAGATGACGTCGCGACGCTTGTGGATTCGTTGCAACGGTCGCAAACCAACGCCTTCAGGGAACTGCTGGAAAGCGTCATCACAACCTCTAGGCACCCGTCGTCGTCTACTACATCGACACCGTTTCCTGTAGAAGGAGGAAATTTCTCTCGCTGCAAAGCTCGATTCGCTGGAAATGCGGAAGAGTCCATCGAAGGTTTTATTGACGCCATTGAGGCCTACAAAGATTGTGCCAACATCTCGGACGATAACGCCATTCGTGGGTTATCAATACTACTAACGCATTCAGCCGCAGATTGGTGGCAGGGCATAAAACCGGAGATAACTTCATGGGCCAAAGTCATTGATAGCTTGCGCCATACCTACGGCGACAATCGAGCTCCGCCACGCATTTACCGCGACTTATTTGCTGCGCCACAAGGCGAAGAAAATACTCATGTTTTCGTCGCAAAGTGTAGAGCCCTGTTGGCAAAATTGCCGCGTAGCGAGTTGGCCGAGAAGGTACAATTGGATATGGTGTACGGACTGTTAAACAAACGTATACGCAAACGTGTTAAGAGGGAAGAGTGCGCAACGTTTAAGATATTGTTACAAAAGGCGCGCGCCGTCGAAGAATCGTTGAACGAGAGTACGAACGATACAAAGGCCGCCGCCGCTTCCAAGAACGTGAGCTACGCCTCGCCGAGTCGTCCCGTCGCCGTGTCAAAGCCGCCGCGCGCTACCGCGAGCgcgagcgccgcgccgccgtCCCGCGAGCCTCGCGCGCCTCCGCCGCGTCGTATAGATGATAACAGTGATAACAATACAGCGTCCGCGTCCGCCGCGAAATCTAAGTCGTATAGTAAGAAGTGCGGGTATTGTAAACGTTACGGCCACGTAAAAGAAGAATGTAGAAAACTAAATAAAGACTCTAGTG CTGTGGACTTTTCAGGGACAAACCAGAATGATGAGGACTCCAAGGAGCCTACACCTGGAGCCCTAATGGACCAGAATGACTCTGAGGACCCCGTGTTGGATTTATTTGACATAATGAGGAATACACAAAAAGGCATCAGCGGCCAATTTTAG